Proteins found in one Aspergillus puulaauensis MK2 DNA, chromosome 8, nearly complete sequence genomic segment:
- a CDS encoding amino acid permease (COG:E;~EggNog:ENOG410QDM1;~InterPro:IPR004840,IPR004841;~PFAM:PF13520,PF00324;~TransMembrane:12 (i48-67o73-90i127-148o154-173i185-206o267-286i293-310o341-360i386-406o412-436i457-479o491-511i);~go_component: GO:0016020 - membrane [Evidence IEA];~go_component: GO:0016021 - integral component of membrane [Evidence IEA];~go_process: GO:0006865 - amino acid transport [Evidence IEA];~go_process: GO:0055085 - transmembrane transport [Evidence IEA]) — protein sequence MVLKDRTSHANNEVEVESSPGTSHDHDHDHDPLNAPLKRKLQSRHLQMIAIGGIIGPGLLVGSGKAFQEGGPAGVLISFSLVGIIVYFVMQALGEMATAIPVTGSFTEYAGRFVDDSLAFGLGWAYWYLWITVLANEYNAVSLVIMYWTDAVPQWAWILIFWFLFLGLANFGVREYGEMEFWLSLIKVLALIVFFILAICISTGGIGGRTIGFKYWHDPGPFADSINGVAKTFVVAGTLYAGTEMVGITAGESSNPQKAVPIAIKQVFWRILVFYIGTYPSSTAYLSSSQAHLLTTPGTMFFIGILMPYTDNRLIGDSSSSASSPLTIGLSDAGILPAAHLINALIVVSVISAGIGSLYASSRTILFMARTGKAPKILGRTNARGVPWVAIVFSNIFTCIVFLTVGNEAGKVYNALITLSGVATFLVWSTICIAHIRFRLALSAQGQSPSALPFRAALYPWGTYFALALTVFLVFFQGYTAFLNPFSAEDFVVNYILLPVFALFVVGWKLWHRTRIVKLAEMDIWTGRREREVGYEEYGGKGWKNDKGWRGKVYRGVVG from the exons ATGGTACTGAAAGACCGGACCTCGCACGCGAACAATGAAGTCGAGGTCGAGTCCTCGCCTGGTACTTCTCACGACCAtgaccacgaccacgaccCCTTGAATGCGCCGCTGAAGCGCAAGCTGCAGTCGCGGCACTTGCAGATGATTGCGATCGGAG GCATCATCGGCCCCGGACTCCTCGTCGGCTCCGGCAAAGCCTTCCAGGAGGGCGGACCCGCCGGCGTGCTGATAAGTTTCTCGCTGGTCGGGATTATCGTTTACTTCGTGAT GCAAGCCCTAGGCGAAATGGCCACCGCGATCCCCGTCACAGGCTCCTTCACCGAGTACGCCGGGCGCTTCGTCGACGACTCGCTTGCGTTTGGGCTTGGGTGGGCGTATTGGTATCTCTGGATTACT GTCCTCGCAAACGAATACAACGCCGTGTCCCTGGTTATAATGTACTGGACGGACGCTGTCCCGCAATGGGCCTGGATCCTGATCTTCTGGTTTCTGTTCCTGGGCCTGGCGAATTTCGGGGTGCGCGAGTATGGCGAGATGGAGTTCTGGTTGTCCTT AATCAAAGTCCTCGCCCTGATTGTATTCTTCATTCTCGCAATCTGCATCAGCACCGGCGGTATTGGCGGCCGCACGATCGGGTTCAAGTACTGGCATGATCCAGGGCCGTTTGCAGACTCGATCAATGGCGTTGCGAAGAcgtttgttgttgctgggacGCTGTATGCTGGGACAGAAAT GGTCGGCATCACAGCTGGAGAATCCAGCAACCCGCAAAAAGCCGTCCCAATCGCCATCAAGCAAGTCTTCTGGCGTATCCTGGTCTTCTACATCGGTACCTACCCATCTTCCACTGCCTACCTATCTTCCAGTCAAGCACATCTTCTAACAACGCCAGGAACAATGTTcttcatcggcatcctcATGCCCTACACCGACAACCGACTCATAGGagacagctcctccagcgccagctccCCGCTGACAATCGGGCTCTCCGACGCCGGAATCCTGCCCGCCGCACACCTCATCAACGCCCTGATCGTGGTGAGTGTGATCTCCGCCGGGATCGGGTCGCTGTACGCCTCGTCGCGCACGATCCTGTTCATGGCGCGCACGGGGAAAGCGCCCAAGATCCTGGGCCGCACGAATGCGCGCGGCGTGCCGTGGGTCGCTATTGTTTTCTCGAATATCTTTACCTGCATTGTGTTTTTGACGGTAGGGAACGAGGCGGGCAAGGTTTATAATGCGCTTATTACGCTTTCGGGGG TTGCTACATTCCTCGTCTGGAGCACAATCTGCATAGCGCACATCCGGTTCCGCCTCGCGCTATCCGCCCAAGGGCAATCCCCCTCAGCGCTCCCCTTCCGCGCAGCTTTATACCCCTGGGGCACGTACTTCGCGCTGGCCCTCACGGTCTTCCTCGTGTTTTTCCAGGGCTACACGGCGTTCCTGAACCCGTTCAGCGCGGAGGACTTCGTGGTAAATTATATCCTGCTCCCTGTATTTGCGCTGTTTGTGGTTGGGTGGAAGCTGTGGCATCGCACGCGGATTGTCAagttggcggagatggatATTTGgacggggaggagggagagggaggttgggTATGAAGAATATGGTGGGAAGGGGTGGAAGAATGATAaggggtggagggggaaGGTTTATaggggtgttgttgggtgA
- a CDS encoding fungal specific transcription factor domain-containing protein (COG:K;~EggNog:ENOG410PH1M;~InterPro:IPR036864,IPR007219,IPR001138;~PFAM:PF04082;~go_function: GO:0000981 - DNA-binding transcription factor activity, RNA polymerase II-specific [Evidence IEA];~go_function: GO:0003677 - DNA binding [Evidence IEA];~go_function: GO:0008270 - zinc ion binding [Evidence IEA];~go_process: GO:0006351 - transcription, DNA-templated [Evidence IEA];~go_process: GO:0006355 - regulation of transcription, DNA-templated [Evidence IEA]), translated as MPALSGGCGFCLSHHIRCDLLKDQSPCLTCRDYGIKCPPGDETDDSVSMTDAGDSPMEEVIHTPEAHESRFDIERIHWMTPLDHYKNVAHDLLGFPVPGIPDIPQPTYKTTLPPFIQKLPSLADEDAEYLTAKGVFSLPDERLQNELLRTFVLHVHPYLPVLDLPPFLQAIADNNGHSSVSLLLMYAVMFSAIAFVDPTHIQRAGYTSRKAARQEFFRKARVLYDFDVESDRIVLIQTVLLMTYWHENQDDPKDFRHWLEIALSQAALAMPIKEQEQRTRASTFTSRGLWKRLWWCMYTRDRLNALNLRRSPVIKDAEFTVPLPTLSDFDMGTYPPSVLAMPILGACEVLRSPVQQRHLATMFIEKARLCCTISGIIFPITNAAVFAPAVFTHYIAALDDWHASLPKEVQYHSPPERKSLSEGERALFAYRAWLEMIYLAASGALHRQNQAQSQKSVQSEPTPNSNSNPSGDGIHSVTQSIAGVADGLNQLDLVHCLPTTTVGLLTPVLATHFMNIRSETPDLWRNAFQSLYQCLKVLEKLGEVYELAESMAGFFQAAICGDADVNSNTNTGTSESDREGRETAFLQRTLTKDELAGFARLVGGRTGLQNCR; from the exons ATGCCTGCTCTCTCTGGTGGATGCGGCTTTTGTCTCTCGCATCACATCCGCTGTGACCTGCTCAAGGACCAGTCGCCTTGTTTAACATGTCGTGACTACGGAATCAAGTGCCCCCCGGGGGATGAGACAGA TGACTCGGTCTCGATGACGGACGCTGGCGACTCTCCCATGGAGGAGGTGATTC ACACCCCAGAAGCACACGAAAGCCGCTTCGACATCGAGCGCATCCACTGGATGACTCCTCTCGATCACTACAAGAACGTCGCCCACGACCTGCTTGGATTCCCAGTCCCCGGCATCCCCGACATCCCCCAGCCGACATACAAAACGACTCTCCCACCGTTTATCCAGAAACTGCCCAGTCtcgccgatgaagatgccgaATATCTCACAGCCAAAGGAGTCTTCTCCCTGCCAGACGAGCGGCTACAGAACGAGCTGCTGCGAACATTCGTCCTCCACGTCCACCCCTACCTGCCCGTCCTCGACCTCCCCCCCTTCCTCCAGGCCATCGCCGACAACAATGGCCATTCCTCCGTCAGTCTGCTCTTAATGTACGCCGTCATGTTCTCGGCCATCGCATTCGTCGACCCAACACACATCCAACGCGCCGGATACACCTCCAGAAAGGCCGCGCGCCAGGAATTCTTCCGGAAAGCACGA GTCCTATACGACTTCGACGTCGAAAGCGACCGCATCGTGCTCATCCAAACGGTGCTCTTAATGACCTACTGGCACGAAAACCAGGACGACCCAAAAGACTTCCGGCACTGGCTCGAGATCGCCCTGTCGCAAGCCGCCCTCGCCATGCCCATCaaagaacaggaacagcgCACGCGCGCAAGCACATTCACCTCGCGAGGCCTGTGGAAGCGTCTCTGGTGGTGCATGTACACCCGCGACCGCCTCAACGCCCTCAATCTGCGGCGCAGCCCTGTCATCAAAGACGCCGAATTCACCGTGCCCCTGCCCACCCTCTCCGACTTCGACATGGGCACATACCCCCCTTCTGTTCTCGCAATGCCGATCCTCGGAGCCTGCGAGGTCCTTCGAAGCCCGGtgcagcagcggcatctCGCTACCATGTTCATCGAGAAGGCGAGGCTCTGCTGCACAATCAGCGGGATCATCTTCCCTATCACGAACGCTGCGGTCTTTGCGCCCGCCGTGTTCACGCATTACATCGCTGCCCTGGATGACTGGCATGCGAGTCTACCTAAGGAGGTCCAATACCACTCGCCGCCTGAGCGAAAATCCCTATCCGAAGGCGAGCGCGCGCTGTTCGCATACCGCGCCTGGCTGGAGATGATATACCTCGCGGCATCAGGCGCTTTACATCGGCAGAACCAGGCACAGAGTCAGAAGTCTGTCCAGTCCGAGCCAACCCCTAACTCGAATTCGAATCCATCCGGGGACGGCATCCACTCTGTCACACAATCCATCGCAGGCGTCGCGGATGGCCTGAACCAGCTCGACCTGGTGCACTGTCTCccgacgacgacggtggGCCTCCTCACGCCAGTGCTGGCTACGCATTTCATGAACATCCGGTCGGAAACGCCGGACCTGTGGCGCAATGCGTTCCAGTCGCTGTATCAGTGTCTGAAGgtgctggagaagctgggggAGGTGTATGAGCTTGCGGAGAGCATGGCGGGATTCTTCCAGGCGGCGATCTGTGGGGATGCCGATGTCAATTCAAACACGAATACAGGCACGTCGGAATCGGATCGCGAAGGGAGGGAAACGGCGTTTCTGCAGCGGACGTTGACGAAGGACGAGCTGGCCGGGTTTGCGCGGCTGGTGGGTGGGCGAACAGGTTTACAGAACTGTAGATAA
- a CDS encoding uncharacterized protein (COG:S;~EggNog:ENOG410PZBQ), whose product MTFNFLALPPEIRLQIYPYLFNPSKYRSSYKRITRLTSEAEEEAKSHCDDNVQRRFIPDVSLPRIYLDRSTPSILLVNRQITSEALPVLYGTTLTVSSTPTTYLAMWQMDLAEFICETLLQRMQFVVLKLAAPEKYFVFELLEIWGVRNELKRLVLLVPVERPYYDITKAQWDLVERRLRTFAQNGGFAFEMQVEQAKG is encoded by the coding sequence ATgaccttcaacttcctcgccctccccccCGAAATCCGCCTCCAGATCTACCCCTACCTCTTCAACCCCAGCAAATACAGATCCAGCTACAAGCGCATCACACGCCTCACAtccgaagccgaagaggaagccaaAAGCCACTGCGACGACAATGTCCAGCGCCGCTTTATCCCGGACGTCTCACTTCCCAGAATCTACCTCGACCGGTCAACgccatccatcctcctcgtcaaccgGCAGATCACATCAGAGGCCCTCCCTGTCCTCTACGGCACAACGCTCACGGTGTCCAGCACGCCGACGACATACCTGGCGATGTGGCAGATGGACCTAGCGGAGTTTATCTGCGAGACGCTGCTGCAGCGGATGCAGTTTGTGGTGCTGAAGCTGGCGGCGCCCGAGAAGTACTTTGTGTTTGAGTTGTTGGAGATTTGGGGGGTGAGGAATGAGCTGAAGAGGCTTGTTCTGCTTGTGCCGGTGGAAAGGCCGTATTATGATATCACGAAGGCGCAGTGGGATCTTGTTgagaggcggttgaggacGTTTGCGCAGAATGGCGGGTTTGCGTTTGAGATGCAGGTTGAGCAGGCGAAAGGTTGA
- a CDS encoding uncharacterized protein (COG:M;~EggNog:ENOG410PF7T;~InterPro:IPR035994;~go_function: GO:0003824 - catalytic activity [Evidence IEA];~go_process: GO:0009116 - nucleoside metabolic process [Evidence IEA]), translating into MPPQTHHTPSPGTPPNASFTIGWICLQSLDTLPSREMLDQTYGRNPTTPRPADKNAYNLGRIGRNNIVMAVLPADKPGRKPSMAMASQIAADMKATFPNLKHGVLITTGSGIPSEHQDIRLGDVVVGTPDRNFKGVVRFQKDVGFEGVKQVKMGNTPYSGLLVNISNLLAADRKLGKASKFHEFLLTLFQHWYPERKEGHSYQGNSYDKLFDAGHGHVNSNDQHCVSCDPNKIIGREERKDSHPAVHLGTIASSDDPVADPGVRRLLEMKFGAKAIQVGAAGLGDEFPTLIICGIKDYADSHRNEHWDRYASAAAAAYARELLLPLGPLHQE; encoded by the coding sequence ATGCCACCACAAACACATCACACCCCGTCTCCAGGGACACCCCCAAACGCCTCATTCACAATCGGCTGGATCTGCCTCCAATCGCTCGACACCCTCCCCTCCCGCGAAATGCTCGACCAGACATACGGCCGAAACCCAACAACGCCACGGCCCGCCGACAAAAACGCCTACAACCTCGGCCGGATAGGGCGCAATAACATTGTGATGGCTGTGCTCCCCGCCGACAAGCCCGGCCGCAAACCCAGCATGGCCATGGCGTCACAGATCGCCGCAGACATGAAAGCCACATTCCCGAACCTGAAACACGGGGTGCTGATTACGACGGGGAGCGGGATTCCGTCGGAACATCAGGATATCAGGctcggtgatgttgttgttgggacGCCGGATCGCAATTTCAAGGGCGTGGTGCGGTTTCAGAAGGATGTCGGGTTTGAGGGTGTCAAGCAGGTTAAGATGGGAAACACGCCATATTCAGGGCTTCTTGTGAACATATCAAATCTGCTTGCCGCGGACCGGAAGCTGGGCAAGGCGAGTAAGTTCCATGAGTTTCTTCTGACACTGTTTCAGCATTGGTATCcggagagaaaggaggggCATTCGTATCAAGGAAACTCCTACGATAAGCTCTTTGATGCCGGCCACGGACATGTCAACTCGAACGACCAGCATTGCGTGTCCTGTGACCCGAACAAGATCATCGGcagggaagagaggaaggacTCTCATCCGGCTGTTCACCTTGGGACGATAGCTTCGTCGGACGACCCGGTTGCAGACCCTGGCGTGCGCCGGCTTTTGGAGATGAAGTTCGGTGCGAAGGCAATACAGGTCGGggctgcagggctggggGATGAGTTTCCTACACTTATTATATGTGGTATCAAGGACTATGCGGACTCGCATAGGAACGAGCACTGGGATAGATATGCGtcggctgctgcggcggcgtaTGCACGGGAGCTGTTGCTTCCTCTTGGGCCACTCCATCAGGAATAA
- a CDS encoding uncharacterized protein (SECRETED:SignalP(1-16)), with amino-acid sequence MRVIAAFAALLAVAYASPTLEVRQQGANCEEIFFPDSCAAHNLVECDGAGSIRICCTSCY; translated from the exons ATGCGCGTCATTGCTGCCTTCGCTGCCCTCCTGGCTGTGGCCTACGCCTCCCCTACCTTGGAAGTTAGACAGCAGGGTGCGAACTGCGAG GaaatcttcttccccgacaGCTGTGCTGCCCA CAACCTTGTTGAGTGTGACGGTGCCGGCTCAATCCGCATTTGCTGC ACCAGCTGCTACTAA
- a CDS encoding uncharacterized protein (CAZy:CE5;~COG:G;~EggNog:ENOG410PXCY;~InterPro:IPR011150,IPR043579,IPR029058,IPR000675;~PFAM:PF01083;~SECRETED:SignalP(1-19);~go_component: GO:0005576 - extracellular region [Evidence IEA];~go_function: GO:0016787 - hydrolase activity [Evidence IEA];~go_function: GO:0050525 - cutinase activity [Evidence IEA]), with product MPISLRALLVTALATLAIANPVPNVNPEADVALERRQITNSKDLENGDCKPVAFIFARGSTETGNMGFIVGPQVCSGLKSKLGSDQVACQGVGGAYTAGLIPNFLPENTNKESIDAAVDMFKLADECGDETQIVAAGYSQGSAVISGAVQALDDSLRDKVKGVALFGFTRNLQDKGQIPGYPEDQTKVYCAVGDLVCSGTLIITPAHLTYGTDAGSAADFLAGTVDA from the exons ATGCCTATCAGTCTTCGTGCACTCCTCGTTACGGCCCTGGCTACACTTGCCATTGCAAACCCCGTACCCAACGTCAACCCCGAGGCAGACGTAGCCCTCGAACGCCGCCAAATCACCAATTCAAAGGACCTGGAGAACGGCGACTGCAAGCCCGTGGCATTTATCTTCGCCCGTGGCTCTACCGAGACCGGCAACATG GGCTTTATAGTCGGCCCCCAAGTATGCAGCGGACTAAAATCCAAGCTCGGCTCGGACCAAGTCGCCTGCCAAGGCGTGGGCGGCGCCTACACAGCTGGCCTAATCCCCAACTTCCTGCCGGAGAACACAAACAAGGAATCCATCGATGCCGCCGTGGACATGTTCAAGCTCGCCGACGAGTGCGGCGACGAGACCCAGATCGTCGCAGCCGGATACAGCCAGGGCTCTGCGGTGATTTCGGGGGCGGTGCAGGCGCTGGACGACTCGCTCAGGGATAAGGTCAAGGGCGTTGCGCTGTTTGGGTTCACGCGCAACCTGCAGGATAAGGGACAGATTCCGGGATACCCGGAGGACCAGACCAAGGTTTACTGTGCTGTGGGTGATCTGGTTTGCTCTGGCACGCTGATCATCACCCCGGCGCACTTGACGTATGGCACTGATGCAGGGAGTGCGGCGGACTTTTTGGCAGGGACTGTCGACGCCTAG
- a CDS encoding uncharacterized protein (COG:S;~EggNog:ENOG410PKW4;~InterPro:IPR027589,IPR013211,IPR011048;~PFAM:PF08309;~SECRETED:SignalP(1-17)), which translates to MKLALVSLLSLACVASASHQGGRTMEHLMSLKVQSRERARAQGLFNLNRYPDQADKKCTQGKAGEYSCQNVDLLSFLSHQALGSVTREGNDVWGWTSADGREFGVVGQTDGVAFVEILEDGSLEYVGRLATQTEPSVWRDIKVIGDHAYIGSEATGHGLQIFDLKKLTTASASDPTEFSPSKDLTAWYTGFGSSHNIVAHEETNTIYAVGTSRNLTCAGGLWIVDVSDPAKPVSPGCANEDGYVHDAQCVFYKGPDEKYVGQEICFNYNEDTLTIVDVTDKTSPIQISKTPYVGASYTHQGWLVDPEDHSYLLLDDELDEVDGTGSAANGHTTTYIFDIKDLSAPKHTGIYQSPVRSIDHNQYVVDGLTYQSNYGSGLRVVDVSSVFEDPTGSSFKEVGSFDVHPEDDAEGGEVEFVGSWSVYPYFASGHILLNSIERGIYSLKYTGPSASRG; encoded by the exons ATGAAGCTCGCACTCGTCTCTCTCCTATCCTTGGCCTGCGTGGCGTCAGCGTCACACCAAGGCGGGAGAACAATGGAGCACCTCATGTCGCTGAAGGTGCAGTCCAGAGAGCGTGCCCGGGCCCAGGGTCTGTTCAATCTGAACCGCTACCCGGATCAGGCAGACAAGAAATGCACCCAGGGTAAGGCGGGAGAGTACTCCTGCCAGAACGTCGACCTCCTGAGCTTCCTCAGCCACCAGGCTCTGGGTAGCGTCACCCGTGAGGGCAATGATGTCTGGG GCTGGACTTCTGCTGATGGGCGCGAGTTTGGCGTCGTCGGACAGACAGACGGAGTTGCGTTTGTTGAGATTCTTGAGGACGGCAGTCTTGAATATGTTGGGCGTCTGGCAACTCAGACGGAACCCTCTGTTTGGCGTGATATCAAGGTTATCGGTGACCATGCATATATTGGCTCGGAGGCGACCGGCCATGGGCTGCAGATTTTCGATCTGAAGAAG TTGACCACAGCGTCCGCCTCGGATCCGACCGAATTCTCGCCATCGAAGGACTTGACGGCCTGGTACACCGGGTTCGGAAGCTCTCACAACATCGTAGCGCACGAGGAGACGAACACGATCTACGCAGTTGGAACGTCGCGAAACCTTACCTGCGCTGGAGGTCTGTGGATAGTCGATGTGTCTGACCCAGCCAAACCTGTCTCTCCGGGTTGTGCCAATGAAGATGGCTATGTTCATGATG CTCAGTGCGTTTTCTATAAGGGCCCGGATGAGAAATACGTCGGCCAGGAAATTTGCTTCAACTACAACGAAGATACCTTGACCATCGTTGATGTGACCGATAAGACGAGCCCTATCCAAATCTCGAAGACGCCCTACGTCGGCGCCAGCTACACCCACCAAGGCTGGCTCGTTGACCCAGAGGATCATTCCTACCTGCTTCTTGACGACGAACTCGACGAAGTGGACGGTACAGGTTCTGCGGCGAACGGCCATACCACGACCTATATTTTCGATATCAAGGATCTCTCCGCGCCTAAGCACACCGGTATCTACCAGTCCCCTGTGCGCTCAATCGACCACAACCAATACGTCGTCGACGGCCTCACATACCAGTCCAATTACGGCAGTGGCCTGCGCGTCGTCGATGTGAGCTCAGTCTTTGAAGACCCGACCGGCTCTTCATTCAAGGAGGTCGGCTCTTTCGACGTCCaccccgaggatgatgccgagGGAGGCGAGGTGGAATTTGTCGGAAGCTGGAGCGTGTACCCCTACTTCGCCAGCGGGCATATCCTCCTCAATAGTATCGAGCGGGGTATCTACTCGCTCAAGTATACGGGGCCAAGTGCCAGTCGGGGCTAG
- a CDS encoding putative nuclear envelope protein Brr6 (COG:S;~EggNog:ENOG410PQ9B;~InterPro:IPR018767,IPR040202;~PFAM:PF10104;~TransMembrane:2 (o225-247i333-352o);~go_component: GO:0005635 - nuclear envelope [Evidence IEA];~go_component: GO:0031965 - nuclear membrane [Evidence IEA];~go_process: GO:0006998 - nuclear envelope organization [Evidence IEA];~go_process: GO:0055088 - lipid homeostasis [Evidence IEA]) — protein MDKRTAESPMDFEWQSRAPGDVTSPFYQLSMQHDNQKKRSHNAFDSPEKKPIPALREPNSQPFLFSQTKPAATSKSPFAQPAFMTPRKFDLDFSSGAENMSSPENADNDETPEQSAKAGHRNSLFGMYGRFAPSPGRGEIPRVNHYSNAAARRVQKRRLRNRTLDMRLRKEDSDDESDRPSSSEGQQGVTQKGQNPADQPSRISTFSDFFALLEAHPNVPNILSWWAQLVVNLSLFSLAVYVVFGFVSAIRAEFDQAAEEVSDTILAEMAVCAKSYVDNRCAGGDRLPALETVCENWERCMNRDPAKVGRAKVSAQTMAIIINSFIDPISWKAILFFLVTISTVTVVSNWSFRSFRNRYNQHDYTHPPPTYSRQSSAQHQMPPQLPGQHSAFGYLGTQHQNDAGFQKQDMPLMLEHQKTMNFTERSRERSRNPRTPSPVKRGRKLL, from the exons ATGGATAAGAGAACAGCGGAGAGTCCAATGGACTTTGAGTGGCAGTCCAGGGCCCCTGGAGATGTCACGTCGCCATTTTACCAGCTCAGCATGCAACACGACAACCAGAAGAAGC GATCCCACAATGCGTTCGACTCCCCGGAAAAGAAGCCCATCCCTGCCCTCCGCGAGCCCAACTCGCAAccattcctcttctcccagaCGAAACCCGCAGCCACATCAAAATCGCCCTTTGCTCAGCCCGCCTTCATGACACCCCGCAAATTCGATCTGGATTTTTCCTCAGGAGCCGAGAACATGTCGTCTCCAGAGAATGCCGATAATGACGAAACACCAGAGCAGTCTGCAAAGGCAGGTCATCGAAATTCGTTATTTGGGATGTACGGACGGTTTGCACCAAGCCCCGGCCGAGGCGAAATCCCACGGGTGAATCACTACTCCAATGCAGCCGCGAGACGAGTTCAGAAGAGAAGACTACGGAATAGGACGCTAGATATGCGACTCCGAAAGGAGGATAGTGATGACGAGAGCGATCGGCCGAGCAGCAGTGAAGGTCAGCAGGGCGTCACGCAGAAGGGTCAGAACCCTGCGGACCAGCCTTCGCGAATTTCCACCTTTTCCGACTTCTTTGCGTTGCTGGAGGCGCATCCGAATGTTCCAAATATCCTGTCCTGGTGGGCACAGCTCGTTGTCAACCTTTCGTTGTTTTCACTTGCGGTGTACGTCGTGTTCGGGTTTGTGTCGGCCATTCGCGCGGAGTTTGACCAAGCTGCCGAGGAAGTGTCCGATACGATCCTGGCTGAGATGGCAGTTTGCGCGAAGAGCTATGTTGATAATCGGTGTGCCGGCGGAGATCGACTGCCGGCCTTGGAAACTGTCTGTGAAAATTGGGAGCGATGCATGAACCGTGACCCTGCCAAGGTTGGAAGAGCCAAGGTGTCGGCACAGACCATGGCGATTATCATCAACAGCTTCATCGATCCGATCAGCTGGAAGGCGATT TTGTTTTTCCTTGTCACCATATCCACAGTCACTGTGGTCAGCAACTGGTCGTTCCGTTCATTCAGAAATCGCTACAACCAACATGACTACACTCATCCGCCTCCTACGTATTCTCGACAGTCATCTGCTCAGCACCAGATGCCTCCACAACTGCCCGGACAGCATTCTGCATTCGGATATCTGGGAACACAGCACCAGAACGATGCCGGATTCCAAAAGCAAGACATGCCGCTAATGCTCGAGCACCAGAAGACCATGAACTTCACAGAACGCAGTCGAGAGCGGTCTAGAAATCCGCGCACCCCGAGCCCTGTGAAACGGGGCAGGAAACTACTTTAA
- a CDS encoding uncharacterized protein (COG:S;~EggNog:ENOG410PZ5W) produces the protein MSASFDKPDLRQAGTAAKRVHDKKAKWVHGGRTSRPGAVTLDGVLPITRPAKPETTSWNKRQRVRDAQRGSTTAKVDFHNDVREALDDATSDSSAVEDRGDPIVTTAIPEVCHGDAPVDLYEVSGQTLFNDMIDKAVERFETKETEKLVKEYEFITRESEISTGYLADEDEFELVDHVKL, from the exons ATGTCCGCCTCTTTTGATAAGCCTGACCTGCGCCAGGCTGGCACCGCAGCCAAGCGGGTCCACGACAAGAAGGCCAAATGGGTGCACGGTGGCCGAACCTCTCGCCCTGGCGCTGTTACTCTTGATGGTGTCCTTCCAATAACTCGCCCCGCAAAGCCAGAGAC AACATCATGGAACAAGCGGCAACGCGTACGTGACGCACAGCGTGGCTCCACCACCGCAAAGGTCGACTTTCACAACGACGTGCGAGAGGCTCTCGATGATGCAACCTCCGACTCGTCCGCCGTCGAGGATCGGGGCGACCCTATTGTCACAACGGCCATCCCGGAAGTTTGCCACGGAGACGCCCCGGTCGATCTTTACGAGGTATCGGGGCAGACGCTCTTCAACGACATGATCGATAAGGCGGTCGAGAGGTTCGAGACaaaggagacggagaagctGGTCAAGGAGTACGAGTTCATCACTCGGGAGAGCGAGATCTCCACCGGGTATCTcgccgacgaggacgagttTGAGCTCGTCGACCATGTGAAACTGTGA